The following are encoded together in the Bradysia coprophila strain Holo2 unplaced genomic scaffold, BU_Bcop_v1 contig_94, whole genome shotgun sequence genome:
- the LOC119085425 gene encoding cytochrome c oxidase assembly protein COX18, mitochondrial yields MLKVMPVWRSSIPRLTINAPQFSTLCRPNCINQQPLLSGSSNPALPRYQNNHRHFSIASSISNIWITISNSTPVAYFQQGLVSLHDATGLPWWATIVLSTILLRSCITVPLTIYQNKIVAKIELISMEMPDIVKELKVEAAQAKHLYKWTDKQTKNVFNRSVKKQWTALIVRENCHPMKTMIVLWGQIPLWIVQSVALRNLIGMMPNPNSFEAQLAFTQLTMGGFGWIPNLTEIDASYILPVALGMINLAIIEIQVMSKIRPPTKLQKYASNFFRILSVCMVPIAATVPSGLALYWTTSSAFGLAQNLVLMSPKIKRMAGVPDTPSQLEDPYKHLIDMTKERWNNLQSVFRFNK; encoded by the coding sequence atgttaaaagttATGCCAGTTTGGAGATCATCCATACCAAGACTCACTATCAATGCACCACAGTTCAGTACTCTCTGCCGACCAAACTGCATCAACCAACAACCACTATTATCGGGATCATCTAATCCGGCTCTACCACGGTATCAGAACAACCATCGCCACTTCAGCATCGCTTCATCTATTTCAAATATATGGATAACAATATCCAACAGCACACCAGTAGCATATTTTCAGCAAGGATTAGTCTCGTTACACGACGCAACTGGTCTGCCATGGTGGGCTACCATAGTTCTATCGACGATTCTCTTACGTTCCTGCATCACCGTACCGTTAACCATCTACCAGAACAAAATTGTAGCCAAAATCGAACTGATATCCATGGAAATGCCGGACATCGTAAAGGAGCTGAAAGTGGAAGCGGCACAGGCTaaacatttgtacaaatggaccgacaaacaaacgaaaaatgtgtTCAATCGATCGGTGAAAAAACAGTGGACTGCCCTAATCGTGCGTGAAAATTGCCATCCAATGAAAACAATGATAGTTCTCTGGGGTCAAATACCGTTGTGGATCGTACAATCAGTGGCCCTTCGCAACCTAATCGGCATGATGCCGAATCCGAATTCATTTGAAGCTCAACTGGCCTTCACGCAACTGACCATGGGTGGATTCGGTTGGATACCAAATTTAACGGAAATCGATGCATCATACATACTGCCCGTTGCGTTGGGAATGATAAATTTGGCCATCATTGAAATTCAAGTTATGTCGAAGATTCGTCCGCCAACAAAACTGCAAAAGTATGCGTCAAATTTCTTCCGGATTCTAAGTGTGTGTATGGTGCCCATAGCCGCAACAGTGCCGTCAGGTTTGGCATTGTATTGGACAACGTCGAGTGCATTTGGGCTGGCCCAGAATTTGGTGCTAATGTCAccgaaaatcaaaagaatGGCTGGTGTTCCGGATACGCCTAGTCAATTAGAGGATCCCTACAAACACTTGATTGATATGACAAAAGAAAGGTGGAACAATTTGCAAAgtgtttttcgtttcaataaaTAG